In Cheilinus undulatus linkage group 16, ASM1832078v1, whole genome shotgun sequence, one DNA window encodes the following:
- the sync gene encoding uncharacterized protein sync isoform X2, with amino-acid sequence MEDLDDNTSVTEFEPLFIKEEDADPASTLVEQREFNSEQRSLPFLETQLNQSSLIRPYLQEMDDLLKSCEKLTGLPFDPHFSETLTSERIQCNRTDEVSCLSTSYMDTTMDGAATEDQAQGLDHIINRCGATSEVSQQTQMPLTLVGNKLSSSMMEYEGQLLGMLAMLEGCMEETGMDFEPQDWATDTTQEYVHISTNSNLRRGTTLIPIKQEKLTKLDANPLKLESCAGPLAGDKVSKENRDEMAECSAAVISQTYPVLSRDNIGGKMDGMERLGGNGNEKTDQEVLDDQSSFLSPTGCMSTNTNILTKREVKRTEEEDTEELSMDLSYSGSGTDELSKLGSQMEECIEEVQQLEKRRKELLAEVLELRGSIDREELVGSHTEQDETEESTDSKATVLMNILRKEAEGRREERKKEIQFLWQERAEEEKRIWKVNLERQALQEELRKLKKRLFAIARDCAHSQVALNAQHREVDLLKREEEKMKSLVLQLTEEISKLRAAHQQQVLELQTKLQDQSPSQTVNTLDEMTQYKRHSCGDIQQYLEGGLKALEDREEKLQLKH; translated from the exons ATGGAGGACCTGGACGATAACACGTCAGTGACTGAGTTTGAGCCTCTCTTCATTAAAGAAGAGGATGCAGATCCAGCTAGCACCCTCGTGGAACAAAGAGAGTTCAACAGTGAACAACGTAGCCTTCCTTTCTTAGAAACTCAACTGAATCAGTCATCTTTGATTCGACCTTACCTTCAGGAGATGGATGACCTCTTGAAGAGTTGTGAAAAGCTCACTGGTCTCCCATTTGACCCTCACTTCTCAGAAACACTGACATCTGAAAGAATTCAATGCAACAGAACAGATGAAGTCAGCTGTCTGTCAACAAGCTACATGGACACGACCATGGATGGGGCAGCAACAGAAGACCAGGCTCAAGGCTTGGACCACATCATCAACAGGTGTGGGGCGACCTCAGAAGTTTCTCAGCAGACACAAATGCCGCTCACTTTAGTGGgcaataagctcagtagctccATGATGGAGTATGAGGGCCAGCTTTTGGGGATGCTGGCCATGCTCGAAGGCTGTATGGAAGAGACTGGGATGGACTTTGAGCCCCAAGACTGGGCTACAGATACAACCCAAGAATATGTACACATCAGTACGAATTCTAACCTTCGTAGGGGTACGACACTGATCCCCATTAAGCAAGAGAAGTTAACAAAGTTGGATGCCAACCCACTTAAATTAGAGTCATGTGCTGGTCCGCTTGCAGGAGATAAAGTTtctaaagaaaacagagatGAGATGGCAGAATGTTCTGCAGCAGTTATAAGCCAGACATACCCTGTGCTCAGCCGTGACAACATAGgtggaaagatggatggaatGGAAAGACTTGGAGGGAATGGCAATGAGAAAACAGACCAGGAGGTTCTTGATGATCAGTCCAGTTTTCTAAGTCCAACAGGATGTATGtctacaaacacaaacatactcACAAAAAGAGAAGTCAAAAGGACTGAAGAAGAAGACACAGAAGAGCTCAGCATGGACTTAAGCTATTCAGGATCTGGCACTGATGAACTCAGTAAACTCGGGTCTCAGATGGAGGAGTGCATAGAGGAAGTGCAGCAGttagagaagaggaggaaggagctACTGGCGGAGGTGCTGGAGTTGAGAGGAAGTATAGACAGAGAAGAGCTGGTGGGAAGCCATACAGAGCAAGACGAGACAGAGGAGAGCACTGATAGCAAAGCGACCGTGTTGATGAATATACTGAGGAAGGAAGCAGaggggagaagagaggagaggaagaaagagatcCAATTCCTCTGGCAGGAGAGAGCTGAGGAGGAGAAAAGGATATGGAAGGTAAATCTAGAGAGGCAAGCGCTTCAAGAGGAGCTCAGAAAGCTGAAGAAGCGGCTTTTTGCCATCGCAAGGGACTGCGCTCACAGCCAGGTTGCCCTGAACGCTCAGCACCGAGAGGTGGACCTCCTGAAGAGGGAAGAG GAGAAGATGAAGTCACTGGTGCTGCAACTGACAGAAGAGATTTCCAAGCTAAGAGCAGCCCATCAACAACAGGTCTTAGAGTTACAAACAAAGCTTCAAGACCAGAGCCCCAGCCAGACCGTCAACACTCTGGATGAGATGACCCAGTACAAGAGGCACTCCTGTGGGGACATTCAGCAGTATCTGGAGGGTGGGCTCAAAGCACTCGAAGACAG AGAAGAGAAGTTACAGCTGAAGCATTAA
- the sync gene encoding uncharacterized protein sync isoform X1, translated as MEDLDDNTSVTEFEPLFIKEEDADPASTLVEQREFNSEQRSLPFLETQLNQSSLIRPYLQEMDDLLKSCEKLTGLPFDPHFSETLTSERIQCNRTDEVSCLSTSYMDTTMDGAATEDQAQGLDHIINRCGATSEVSQQTQMPLTLVGNKLSSSMMEYEGQLLGMLAMLEGCMEETGMDFEPQDWATDTTQEYVHISTNSNLRRGTTLIPIKQEKLTKLDANPLKLESCAGPLAGDKVSKENRDEMAECSAAVISQTYPVLSRDNIGGKMDGMERLGGNGNEKTDQEVLDDQSSFLSPTGCMSTNTNILTKREVKRTEEEDTEELSMDLSYSGSGTDELSKLGSQMEECIEEVQQLEKRRKELLAEVLELRGSIDREELVGSHTEQDETEESTDSKATVLMNILRKEAEGRREERKKEIQFLWQERAEEEKRIWKVNLERQALQEELRKLKKRLFAIARDCAHSQVALNAQHREVDLLKREEEKMKSLVLQLTEEISKLRAAHQQQVLELQTKLQDQSPSQTVNTLDEMTQYKRHSCGDIQQYLEGGLKALEDRYEPILLALLKRREVTAEALTKARGQAQELRAQLRPLQLEIQKLILQRTCLEEKLKLIYLQRKEDVGQYKERVYTLEERSRELKTELNIQKKKTKEIEELRDSLTKQLLLYRAATEDQSCDDEQKNKD; from the exons ATGGAGGACCTGGACGATAACACGTCAGTGACTGAGTTTGAGCCTCTCTTCATTAAAGAAGAGGATGCAGATCCAGCTAGCACCCTCGTGGAACAAAGAGAGTTCAACAGTGAACAACGTAGCCTTCCTTTCTTAGAAACTCAACTGAATCAGTCATCTTTGATTCGACCTTACCTTCAGGAGATGGATGACCTCTTGAAGAGTTGTGAAAAGCTCACTGGTCTCCCATTTGACCCTCACTTCTCAGAAACACTGACATCTGAAAGAATTCAATGCAACAGAACAGATGAAGTCAGCTGTCTGTCAACAAGCTACATGGACACGACCATGGATGGGGCAGCAACAGAAGACCAGGCTCAAGGCTTGGACCACATCATCAACAGGTGTGGGGCGACCTCAGAAGTTTCTCAGCAGACACAAATGCCGCTCACTTTAGTGGgcaataagctcagtagctccATGATGGAGTATGAGGGCCAGCTTTTGGGGATGCTGGCCATGCTCGAAGGCTGTATGGAAGAGACTGGGATGGACTTTGAGCCCCAAGACTGGGCTACAGATACAACCCAAGAATATGTACACATCAGTACGAATTCTAACCTTCGTAGGGGTACGACACTGATCCCCATTAAGCAAGAGAAGTTAACAAAGTTGGATGCCAACCCACTTAAATTAGAGTCATGTGCTGGTCCGCTTGCAGGAGATAAAGTTtctaaagaaaacagagatGAGATGGCAGAATGTTCTGCAGCAGTTATAAGCCAGACATACCCTGTGCTCAGCCGTGACAACATAGgtggaaagatggatggaatGGAAAGACTTGGAGGGAATGGCAATGAGAAAACAGACCAGGAGGTTCTTGATGATCAGTCCAGTTTTCTAAGTCCAACAGGATGTATGtctacaaacacaaacatactcACAAAAAGAGAAGTCAAAAGGACTGAAGAAGAAGACACAGAAGAGCTCAGCATGGACTTAAGCTATTCAGGATCTGGCACTGATGAACTCAGTAAACTCGGGTCTCAGATGGAGGAGTGCATAGAGGAAGTGCAGCAGttagagaagaggaggaaggagctACTGGCGGAGGTGCTGGAGTTGAGAGGAAGTATAGACAGAGAAGAGCTGGTGGGAAGCCATACAGAGCAAGACGAGACAGAGGAGAGCACTGATAGCAAAGCGACCGTGTTGATGAATATACTGAGGAAGGAAGCAGaggggagaagagaggagaggaagaaagagatcCAATTCCTCTGGCAGGAGAGAGCTGAGGAGGAGAAAAGGATATGGAAGGTAAATCTAGAGAGGCAAGCGCTTCAAGAGGAGCTCAGAAAGCTGAAGAAGCGGCTTTTTGCCATCGCAAGGGACTGCGCTCACAGCCAGGTTGCCCTGAACGCTCAGCACCGAGAGGTGGACCTCCTGAAGAGGGAAGAG GAGAAGATGAAGTCACTGGTGCTGCAACTGACAGAAGAGATTTCCAAGCTAAGAGCAGCCCATCAACAACAGGTCTTAGAGTTACAAACAAAGCTTCAAGACCAGAGCCCCAGCCAGACCGTCAACACTCTGGATGAGATGACCCAGTACAAGAGGCACTCCTGTGGGGACATTCAGCAGTATCTGGAGGGTGGGCTCAAAGCACTCGAAGACAG ATATGAACCCATTTTGCTTGCATTGCTTAAGAGAAGAGAAGTTACAGCTGAAGCATTAACGAAAGCCAGGGGGCAGGCCCAGGAGCTGAGAGCCCAGCTGAGACCCCTACAGCTGGAGATCCAAAAACTGATCCTCCAGAGAACTTGTTTGGAGGAGAAACTTAAACTTATTTACCTACAAAGGAAAGAGGATGTGGGGCAGTACAAG GAAAGAGTTTACACTTtggaggagaggagcagagagctGAAGACTGAATTAAACATTCAGAAGAAGAAAACCAAAGAAATAGAAGAACTGAGAGACAGTCTGACCAAACAATTACTCCTTTACAG GGCTGCCACTGAGGACCAGAGCTGCGATGAcgagcagaaaaacaaagattag
- the rbbp4 gene encoding histone-binding protein RBBP4: MADKEAGAFDDAVEERVINEEYKIWKKNTPFLYDLVMTHALEWPSLTAQWLPDVSRPEGKDYSVHRLVLGTHTSDEQNHLVIASVQLPNDDAQFDASHYDSEKGEFGGFGSVSGKIEIEIKISHEGEVNRARYMPQNPCIIATKTPTSDVLVFDYTKHPSKPDASGECRPDLRLRGHQKEGYGLSWNPNLSGSLLSASDDHTVCLWDISAVPKEGKIVDAKTIFTGHTAVVEDVSWHLLHESLFGSVADDQKLMIWDTRSNNTSKPSHAVDAHTAEVNCLSFNPYSEFILASGSADKTVALWDLRNLKLKLHSFESHKDEIFQVQWSPHNETILASSGTDRRLNVWDLSKIGEEQSPEDAEDGPPELLFIHGGHTAKISDFSWNPNEPWVICSVSEDNIMQVWQMAENIYNDEDPEGSTDPEATA, translated from the exons ATGGCCGACAAGGAAG CAGGTGCATTTGATGATGCAGTTGAGGAGAGGGTCATAAATGAAGAGTACAAGATATGGAAGAAAAACACTCCCTTTCTGTATGATCTGGTCATGACCCATGCTTTGGAGTGGCCCAGCCTCACTGCACAGTGGCTCCCTGATGTCTCCAG GCCGGAAGGAAAAGATTACAGTGTGCACCGGCTGGTGTTGGGAACCCACACGTCTGATGAACAGAATCACCTGGTCATCGCCAGCGTCCAGCTGCCTAATGATGATGCCCAGTTTGATGCTTCTCATTATGACAGCGAAAAAGGAG AGTTTGGTGGCTTCGGATCTGTTAGTGGCAAAATCGAGATAGAAATCAAGATCAGCCATGAAGGAGAGGTGAACCGTGCCCGCTACATGCCCCAGAACCCTTGCATAATTGCTACCAAGACCCCGACCTCTGATGTGTTGGTGTTTGACTACACTAAACACCCCTCAAAGCCAG ATGCTTCCGGGGAGTGTCGTCCTGATCTGCGTCTCAGAGGCCACCAGAAAGAAGGCTATGGTCTGTCCTGGAATCCTAATCTTTCTGGCTCTCTACTTAGTGCTTCAGATGACCAT acagtctgtctgtGGGACATAAGTGCTGTGCCTAAGGAAGGAAAGATAGTGGATGCAAAGACTATCTTTACTGGTCACACTGCTGTGGTGGAGGATGTGTCCTGGCATTTGCTCCACGAGTCTCTCTTTGGATCAGTAGCAGATGACCAGAAGCTCATGAT CTGGGACACTCGTTCAAACAACACCTCTAAACCCAGCCATGCAGTGGATGCCCACACAGCAGAGGTCAACTGTTTGTCATTCAACCCCTACAGCGAGTTCATCCTTGCTTCTGGCTCAGCAGACAAG ACTGTGGCTCTTTGGGACTTGAGAAACCTGAAACTGAAGCTTCATTCGTTTGAGTCACACAAGGATGAAATCTTCCAG GTTCAGTGGTCACCTCATAATGAGACCATACTGGCATCCAGTGGCACTGACCGCCGCCTCAACGTCTGGGACCTCAG CAAAATTGGAGAGGAGCAGTCACCAGAAGATGCAGAGGATGGCCCACCTGAGCTACTG TTCATCCACGGAGGCCACACAGCCAAGATCTCAGACTTTTCCTGGAACCCCAATGAGCCATGGGTCATTTGCTCTGTGTCTGAAGACAACATTATGCAAGTCTGGCAAATG GCTGAGAACATCTACAACGACGAAGACCCAGAGGGTTCAACAGACCCTGAGGCCACAGCATAA